Part of the Elusimicrobiaceae bacterium genome is shown below.
ATAGCCTTTACTGCCTTTCCTCTCTTGCGCTCTTCAAAATCAAGTATCTTATCGCTGTATTGATTAATCTCTTTTACTGCCGGTAACAATACGCGCGCCTTGAAGTTCTTATAATCCTTGTAGCCCTCTGCATCCAGTAGGCCGCGCAACTCTTCCAAACTATAGACGCGCCTGTACTCTTCCAGAGTGTTAAAGTGTATTGATTGTATCAACTCATATAATCTAATTGTGTACTTGCTTCGGAAGTGCAGCGTATATATCAGTTCGTATTGTGTATAATTCCGTTTCAGATCCAGAAGATAAGGCCGCAGATCTTCATCAAGTCTTATCTCAATAACTCCGTTGTTCTCTTCAATGTATGCCTTATTGATCCATGATATTAACGTTTCGCGCCCGTCTGGAAGTGTTACCCATATAGATTTATCGTGCAGATCCTTTATAGCTTTACGTAGTTCTACGTAATATTTCCCATTGCTTTGATCTAAGCCGCATACCCTGCAAAAGTCACTAATTGAGAATTGATACCTTTTAAACTCTGTATCGTCTGGCTGTATCTTGCTGATAAGAAACAATACTATCTTCTGCTGCTGTGTTGTTAAAGAAAATCTGCTTCTCTGTATTAAGTCGTTTGACTTTACAACTAACGCGCTCCGCGCCTGTATTACTTCTTGATCTTCCATAAAATCACCCCTTGAAAATAATACCATTTCAACTACACGTTTGCAAGACGTGCAGCCGTTGATAGTAAAAAATGTAGCCGATATAGTAAAAAATGTAGCCGTCAATAGTAAAAAATGTAGCCGATAACATATTATATAATAAATACAAATAAGTATTTTGATAAGTATATACGCGCGCACGCGCGCGACAGCACAAAAAAATATTGTTGTATCTGTCTGCCTCTTTCCAGAACTGCAACCAAACTACAATCATCTACAACCAAAATACCACAAGCTGCAACCT
Proteins encoded:
- a CDS encoding replication initiation protein; this translates as MEDQEVIQARSALVVKSNDLIQRSRFSLTTQQQKIVLFLISKIQPDDTEFKRYQFSISDFCRVCGLDQSNGKYYVELRKAIKDLHDKSIWVTLPDGRETLISWINKAYIEENNGVIEIRLDEDLRPYLLDLKRNYTQYELIYTLHFRSKYTIRLYELIQSIHFNTLEEYRRVYSLEELRGLLDAEGYKDYKNFKARVLLPAVKEINQYSDKILDFEERKRGKAVKA